The Allocatelliglobosispora scoriae genome contains a region encoding:
- a CDS encoding histone deacetylase: protein MRVTPAVPASTTDQVWYVAYGSNMNLDRLGFYIGGGQPVGSSLTYPGCRDQRMPGECRPVMLPGQLYFALEAVAWTGGMGFYDPAGLGQIPARAYRISTGQLSDIISQEMCQEPGFDRDISEALIHGRMEFGPGCYETMLRVGYLDGLPMLTFTAPWRAADQLPNRPAGVYLRIILTGLMEAHGWSVEEAAGYLSSCSGASGHWSAEDVVALLVREGVPA, encoded by the coding sequence ATGCGCGTGACTCCGGCCGTGCCGGCCTCCACCACCGACCAGGTGTGGTACGTGGCCTATGGCTCAAACATGAACCTGGACCGCCTCGGCTTTTACATCGGCGGTGGTCAACCGGTCGGGAGTTCCCTGACCTATCCGGGGTGCCGCGATCAGCGAATGCCCGGCGAGTGCCGCCCGGTGATGCTCCCGGGCCAGCTCTATTTCGCGCTCGAGGCGGTCGCCTGGACCGGCGGGATGGGCTTCTACGACCCGGCCGGCCTCGGCCAGATCCCCGCCCGCGCGTACCGGATCTCGACCGGGCAGCTCTCCGACATCATCTCGCAGGAGATGTGCCAGGAACCCGGCTTCGATCGCGACATCTCCGAGGCGCTGATCCACGGCCGGATGGAGTTCGGTCCGGGGTGCTACGAGACGATGCTGCGCGTCGGCTACCTCGACGGGCTGCCGATGCTGACCTTCACGGCCCCCTGGCGCGCCGCTGACCAGCTCCCCAACCGGCCGGCCGGCGTCTACCTGCGGATCATCCTGACCGGGCTGATGGAGGCGCACGGCTGGAGCGTCGAGGAGGCGGCCGGCTACCTGAGCTCCTGCTCGGGTGCGTCGGGGCACTGGTCCGCCGAGGACGTGGTCGCGCTGCTCGTCCGTGAGGGAGTCCCCGCCTGA
- a CDS encoding SRPBCC family protein — protein sequence MFPVVVAVEVDRPIDEVFAFVADLRNDDKWWPGVGTAVRLSGDGGVGTEYRQDTRLFGIRFPARMTVTEFTPPHRQVFRTDDSLTPFIAVYEFEALAPRLTRFTMTAQVTARGPFRVLGPIFAPLLRRLARRYFGRLRSAF from the coding sequence ATGTTTCCCGTCGTGGTGGCCGTGGAGGTCGACCGGCCGATCGACGAGGTGTTCGCGTTCGTCGCGGACCTGCGCAACGACGACAAGTGGTGGCCCGGCGTCGGCACGGCGGTCCGCCTGAGCGGCGACGGCGGCGTCGGCACGGAGTACCGGCAGGACACCCGGCTCTTCGGGATCCGCTTCCCGGCCCGGATGACGGTGACCGAGTTCACGCCGCCGCACCGGCAGGTCTTCCGGACCGACGACTCCCTGACGCCGTTCATCGCGGTCTATGAGTTCGAAGCGCTCGCGCCCCGCCTGACCCGCTTCACCATGACCGCCCAGGTGACCGCGCGGGGACCCTTCCGGGTGCTGGGGCCGATCTTCGCCCCGCTGCTGCGGCGGCTGGCCCGGAGATATTTCGGCCGCCTGAGATCGGCGTTCTGA
- a CDS encoding PLP-dependent cysteine synthase family protein — MEQLDRCSDSDRVWVTDAIAKVAADLNRSADTHLLPFPLPASWGIDLYLKDESVHPTGSLKHRLARSLFLYSLCNGWIGPDTTIVEASSGSTAVSEAYFARMLGLPFVAVMPATTSKEKITQIEFYGGQCHLVDDPGRVVLEARVLADDRGGHFMDQFTYAERATDWRGNNNIAESIFSQMAKERHPVPVWIVVGAGTGGTSATIGRYVRYEQYCTKICVVDPENSAFYPAYQAGDWSHVTGKGSRIEGIGRQRVEASFQPAVVDRMVRVPDAGSLAAMRAASDLLGRRVGGSTGTNLWGAFGLIAGMVARGEKGSVVTLLCDGGERYANTYYDDQWVREAGMDLTQHLGTVHHFLQSANWLEP, encoded by the coding sequence ATGGAGCAGCTGGACAGGTGTAGCGATTCCGACCGCGTATGGGTGACCGACGCGATCGCCAAGGTGGCGGCCGACCTCAACCGGTCGGCCGACACCCATCTGCTGCCCTTCCCGCTCCCCGCGAGCTGGGGCATCGACCTCTACCTCAAGGACGAGTCGGTGCACCCCACCGGCTCGCTGAAGCACCGGCTGGCCCGCTCGCTCTTCCTCTACTCGCTCTGCAACGGCTGGATCGGGCCGGACACCACCATCGTGGAGGCCTCGTCCGGCTCGACCGCGGTGAGCGAGGCCTACTTCGCCCGGATGCTCGGGCTGCCCTTCGTCGCCGTCATGCCCGCGACGACGAGCAAGGAGAAGATCACCCAGATCGAGTTCTACGGCGGCCAGTGCCACCTCGTGGACGATCCCGGTCGGGTGGTGCTGGAGGCCAGGGTGCTCGCCGACGACCGCGGCGGGCACTTCATGGACCAGTTCACCTATGCCGAGCGGGCGACCGACTGGCGGGGCAACAACAACATCGCCGAATCCATCTTCAGCCAAATGGCGAAGGAGCGGCACCCGGTCCCGGTGTGGATCGTGGTCGGCGCCGGTACGGGCGGCACCTCGGCCACGATCGGGCGGTATGTCCGCTACGAGCAGTACTGCACCAAGATCTGCGTCGTCGATCCGGAGAACTCCGCCTTCTACCCCGCCTACCAGGCGGGCGACTGGTCGCATGTCACCGGCAAGGGGTCCCGGATCGAGGGCATCGGGCGGCAGCGCGTCGAGGCGTCCTTCCAGCCGGCGGTGGTGGACCGGATGGTGCGCGTACCCGATGCGGGAAGTCTTGCCGCGATGCGCGCGGCCTCCGACCTCCTGGGCCGACGCGTGGGCGGGTCGACCGGGACCAATCTCTGGGGCGCCTTCGGCCTGATCGCCGGCATGGTCGCCAGGGGCGAGAAGGGCTCCGTGGTGACCCTGCTGTGCGACGGCGGCGAACGCTACGCCAACACCTACTACGACGACCAATGGGTGCGCGAGGCGGGCATGGACCTGACCCAGCACCTCGGCACGGTCCACCACTTCCTCCAGTCCGCCAACTGGCTGGAGCCGTAA
- a CDS encoding N-formylglutamate amidohydrolase — MESPTLTVGHNDQAIQLDFLDHQRRHACTDCGHAFLNAETPAEGFDYHRQVIGGGTIIANTLGPIREVHILPHCGTELPDELLREIDPADRPALAQLVHDNADIGTGAIYRHLAESILAGRGEGVAVAGFHLSRLLLDANRIEVVYQVPASPYVGTSELYADFMQRRGTELREDLLLPWLDAVNRLLRQMGESGVAYHHHTLDVYSMTPRPWDQASHEKRPAFQLVWERPTLDATSEPAPGVVDPGLAPIEDLRGVRDRITEYLEAKVGLEDAAGEIDFPLLLPVVPFAGALRGDLADLPPHIMYDVRKDILATDDLIRSWVGDGPWRLPAVARSIENDVFAFDGAVI, encoded by the coding sequence GTGGAGTCGCCCACATTGACGGTCGGCCACAACGATCAAGCCATCCAGTTGGACTTTCTCGACCATCAGCGGCGGCACGCGTGCACCGACTGCGGGCATGCCTTTCTGAATGCTGAGACGCCGGCTGAGGGCTTTGATTATCACCGACAGGTCATCGGCGGCGGGACGATCATCGCCAACACCCTGGGCCCCATCCGCGAGGTGCACATCCTGCCGCACTGCGGCACCGAGCTGCCCGACGAGCTCCTGCGCGAGATCGATCCGGCCGACCGCCCGGCCCTGGCCCAGCTCGTGCACGACAACGCCGACATCGGCACCGGCGCCATCTATCGCCACCTGGCCGAGAGCATTCTCGCCGGTCGGGGCGAGGGCGTGGCGGTCGCCGGCTTCCACCTGTCCCGGTTGCTGCTCGACGCCAACCGGATCGAGGTCGTCTACCAGGTCCCGGCCAGCCCCTACGTGGGCACCTCCGAGCTGTATGCGGACTTCATGCAGCGGCGCGGCACCGAGCTCCGCGAGGATCTCCTGCTGCCCTGGCTCGACGCGGTCAACCGGCTGCTCCGGCAGATGGGCGAGAGCGGTGTCGCCTATCACCACCACACGCTGGACGTCTACTCCATGACGCCGCGGCCGTGGGACCAGGCCTCGCACGAGAAGCGGCCCGCCTTCCAGCTCGTCTGGGAGCGGCCGACCCTCGACGCGACGTCGGAGCCGGCCCCTGGTGTGGTCGATCCCGGCCTCGCGCCGATCGAGGACCTCCGCGGGGTGCGGGACCGGATCACCGAATATCTCGAGGCCAAGGTGGGTCTCGAGGACGCCGCCGGCGAGATCGACTTCCCGCTGCTGCTGCCCGTGGTGCCCTTCGCGGGTGCTCTGCGCGGCGATCTGGCCGACCTGCCGCCGCACATCATGTATGACGTTCGCAAGGACATTCTCGCCACTGACGATCTCATCCGCTCCTGGGTGGGCGATGGGCCGTGGCGGCTGCCCGCCGTGGCGCGGAGCATCGAGAACGACGTCTTCGCCTTCGACGGTGCCGTTATCTGA
- a CDS encoding menaquinone biosynthesis decarboxylase has translation MAGPKFPYTDLREFLAALEGAGELRRVTAPVDPTLEISEIVTRTVRAKGPALLFENPTRGSMPIAMNIFGSTRRMAMALGVDDVEEIGARIGALIKPELPVGFSGMLDGLGKVMQLKSLPPKKVKSAPVHQVVRKGAEVDLNLLPGLVTWPGDGGIFHNYGLTHTRHPESGKRNLGLYRLQQHSRNTIGMHWQIHKDSTNHYAIAERRGERLPVAVAFGCDPIVSYSATAPLPSDIDEYLFAGFLRGERVEMVDCLTVPLQVPANAQVVLEGWVEPHERHPEGPFGDHTGFYTPMEQFPVMHVECMTMQRDPIYHSIITSKPPQEDGPIGHATERIFLPLIKLLVPDITDYHMPEAGVFHNCLIVAINKRYPKHAQKVMSAIWGAHLLSLTKLIVIVDDDCDPQDLAEVAFRAFGNVDYAHDLVVTSGPVDHLDHASYQQFWGGKAGVDATRKLPTEGYNRGWPDEAKMSPEIVAKVTKRWKEYGL, from the coding sequence ATGGCCGGACCGAAATTCCCTTACACGGACCTCCGCGAGTTCCTGGCGGCGCTGGAGGGCGCCGGCGAGCTGCGCCGGGTCACCGCTCCCGTCGACCCGACCCTCGAGATCAGCGAGATCGTCACGCGGACGGTCAGGGCCAAGGGACCGGCCCTGCTCTTCGAGAACCCGACCCGCGGCAGCATGCCGATCGCGATGAACATCTTCGGCTCGACGCGGCGGATGGCGATGGCGCTCGGTGTGGACGACGTGGAGGAGATCGGCGCCCGGATCGGTGCGCTGATCAAGCCCGAGCTGCCGGTGGGCTTCTCCGGCATGCTGGACGGCCTGGGCAAGGTGATGCAGCTCAAGAGCCTGCCGCCCAAGAAGGTGAAGTCCGCGCCGGTGCACCAGGTCGTGCGCAAGGGCGCCGAGGTCGACCTCAACCTGCTGCCCGGCCTCGTCACCTGGCCGGGTGACGGCGGGATCTTCCACAACTACGGCCTGACCCACACCCGGCACCCCGAGTCGGGCAAGCGCAACCTCGGTCTCTATCGACTGCAGCAGCATTCACGTAACACCATTGGGATGCACTGGCAGATTCACAAAGACTCGACCAATCACTACGCGATCGCCGAGCGCCGGGGTGAGCGGCTTCCCGTCGCGGTCGCCTTCGGCTGCGACCCGATCGTCTCCTACTCCGCCACCGCGCCGCTCCCGTCCGACATCGACGAATACCTCTTCGCGGGATTCCTGCGCGGCGAGCGGGTCGAGATGGTCGACTGCCTGACGGTCCCGCTGCAGGTCCCGGCCAACGCGCAGGTGGTCCTGGAGGGCTGGGTGGAGCCGCACGAGCGGCACCCCGAGGGCCCCTTCGGCGACCACACCGGCTTCTACACGCCGATGGAGCAGTTCCCGGTGATGCACGTCGAGTGCATGACGATGCAGCGCGACCCGATCTACCACTCGATCATCACGAGCAAGCCGCCGCAGGAGGACGGGCCGATCGGCCACGCCACCGAGCGCATCTTCCTGCCGCTGATCAAGCTGCTCGTGCCGGACATCACCGACTACCACATGCCCGAGGCGGGGGTCTTCCACAACTGCCTGATCGTCGCGATCAACAAGCGCTACCCCAAGCACGCGCAGAAGGTGATGAGCGCGATCTGGGGTGCCCACCTGCTCAGCCTCACCAAGCTGATCGTGATCGTGGACGACGACTGCGACCCGCAGGACCTCGCCGAGGTCGCCTTCCGCGCCTTCGGCAACGTCGATTACGCCCACGACCTCGTCGTCACCTCGGGCCCCGTCGACCACCTGGACCACGCTTCCTATCAGCAGTTCTGGGGCGGCAAGGCGGGTGTCGACGCGACTCGCAAGCTGCCGACCGAGGGCTACAACCGGGGCTGGCCGGACGAGGCGAAGATGTCGCCCGAGATCGTCGCCAAGGTCACCAAGCGCTGGAAGGAGTATGGACTGTGA
- a CDS encoding PQQ-dependent sugar dehydrogenase, giving the protein MRLRRTTVLGAVTMLIASIFVTSPAQAAPTRYEAENATISLGLVEANHTGYSGTGFVNNDNVVGSYTQWTVNAATAGTATITIRYSNGSGTNRPADIAVNGSVVAAASAFNATTNFDTWANKTITAPVTPGSNTIRVTSTTANGPANFDYLDFEVATQPAFTDYQAENATISQGLVESNWAGYTGTGFVNTDNVAGSYVQWTVTAASTGTAQLTFRYAHGNGGTRPGDVAVNGNLVSNQPFPATATWDTWAEVTVSTTLTAGSNTVRVTATTATGLGNMDRLRVTGQSDSQAPTVPGAPSCSAIAENSLTLNWGASTDNVGVVGYDIYNDGNLISQSIGTGASKTLTGLNPNTEYRLSVFAKDAAGNVSLSSAQAICTTAASSDTAAPSAPTNLTFSGLSGSTVTLTWTASTDNVGVTAYDARTGTTVIKTVTGTPPAATMSVTGLACNTAYTLNVVARDAAGNVSAQSNAVTFTTSTCSGGVPSSIGQISGGWTIPWGTYFMPDGQTALVTERDDKVTGGQFKVFKVTLAGVRTQVGTVPNTVTTDGEGGLMGVAVDPNWATNHYVYFMHTASEGNRVARMTYDGSTLTGYLTILSGIAKNRYHNGGRLAFGPDGYLYVATGDGQTSSRAQDVNSLNGKILRITTTGAAAPGNPFGTRVYSYGHRNPQGLAFDSQGRLWEAEFGDTMLDELNLIKPGKNYGWPTCEGTCSVAGMENPKRQWSTSAASPSGIAIVRDVVYMAALRGQQMWRIPLLTGESTGTPTAYYTGTYGRLRTVTKVPGSDQLWLSTTNCDNNGGQANGSDRILRITIT; this is encoded by the coding sequence ATGCGTTTACGGCGTACCACCGTCCTCGGGGCCGTAACCATGCTCATCGCGTCGATCTTCGTGACGAGCCCTGCCCAGGCCGCCCCCACCCGCTACGAGGCGGAGAACGCCACGATCAGCCTGGGCCTGGTCGAGGCGAATCACACCGGCTACTCCGGCACCGGCTTCGTCAACAACGACAACGTCGTCGGCAGCTATACACAGTGGACCGTCAATGCCGCGACCGCCGGGACCGCGACGATCACGATCCGCTACAGCAACGGCTCCGGTACGAACCGGCCCGCCGACATCGCCGTCAACGGCAGCGTCGTCGCGGCGGCGTCGGCCTTCAACGCCACCACCAACTTCGACACCTGGGCCAACAAGACGATCACCGCGCCCGTCACGCCGGGCAGCAACACTATCCGGGTGACCTCGACGACCGCCAACGGGCCGGCCAACTTCGACTACCTCGACTTCGAGGTCGCCACGCAGCCCGCCTTCACCGACTACCAGGCCGAGAACGCGACGATCTCGCAGGGCCTCGTCGAGAGCAACTGGGCCGGCTACACCGGTACGGGCTTCGTCAACACCGACAACGTCGCCGGGTCGTACGTCCAGTGGACCGTGACCGCCGCCAGTACGGGCACCGCGCAGCTCACGTTCCGCTACGCCCACGGCAACGGCGGCACCCGTCCCGGCGATGTAGCCGTCAACGGCAACCTGGTGAGCAACCAGCCCTTCCCGGCGACCGCCACCTGGGACACCTGGGCCGAGGTCACGGTGAGCACGACGCTCACCGCGGGCAGCAACACCGTCCGCGTCACCGCCACGACCGCCACCGGCCTCGGCAACATGGACCGGCTGCGCGTCACCGGCCAGAGCGACTCGCAGGCACCGACCGTCCCCGGCGCCCCGAGCTGCTCGGCGATCGCCGAGAACAGCCTCACGCTCAACTGGGGTGCCTCGACCGACAACGTCGGGGTGGTCGGCTACGACATCTACAACGACGGCAACCTGATCAGCCAGAGCATCGGCACGGGTGCGTCGAAGACCCTGACCGGGCTGAACCCCAACACCGAATACCGCCTCTCGGTCTTCGCCAAGGACGCGGCCGGCAACGTCTCGCTCTCCAGCGCGCAGGCGATCTGCACCACGGCCGCGAGCTCCGACACGGCCGCACCGAGCGCGCCGACGAATCTCACCTTCTCCGGCCTGAGCGGCAGCACGGTCACGCTCACCTGGACGGCGTCCACGGACAACGTCGGGGTCACGGCCTACGACGCGCGCACCGGCACGACCGTCATCAAGACCGTCACCGGTACGCCACCGGCCGCCACGATGTCCGTCACGGGCCTGGCGTGCAACACGGCGTACACGCTGAATGTCGTGGCCCGCGATGCCGCAGGCAACGTCTCGGCCCAGAGCAACGCGGTGACCTTCACGACCTCGACCTGCAGCGGCGGCGTGCCGTCGAGCATCGGGCAGATCTCGGGCGGCTGGACGATCCCGTGGGGGACCTATTTCATGCCCGACGGCCAGACGGCGCTCGTCACCGAGCGGGACGACAAGGTCACCGGCGGGCAGTTCAAGGTCTTCAAGGTCACCCTCGCCGGGGTACGCACACAGGTGGGCACCGTGCCCAACACGGTGACGACCGATGGCGAGGGCGGCCTGATGGGCGTCGCCGTCGACCCCAACTGGGCGACGAACCACTACGTCTACTTCATGCACACGGCGTCGGAGGGCAACCGGGTCGCCCGGATGACCTATGACGGCAGCACCCTCACCGGTTACCTGACGATCCTGTCGGGCATCGCCAAGAACCGTTACCACAACGGCGGCCGGCTCGCGTTCGGGCCGGACGGGTACCTCTACGTCGCGACCGGCGACGGCCAGACCAGCAGCCGCGCGCAGGACGTGAACTCGCTCAACGGCAAGATCCTGCGGATCACCACGACGGGCGCGGCGGCGCCGGGCAACCCGTTCGGGACCCGGGTCTACAGCTACGGCCACCGCAACCCGCAGGGCCTCGCCTTCGACTCGCAGGGGCGGCTCTGGGAGGCGGAGTTCGGCGACACGATGCTCGACGAACTCAACCTGATCAAGCCGGGCAAGAACTACGGCTGGCCGACGTGTGAGGGCACCTGCAGCGTGGCCGGGATGGAGAACCCGAAGCGGCAGTGGTCCACCTCGGCCGCGTCGCCGAGCGGCATCGCGATCGTGCGGGACGTCGTCTACATGGCGGCGCTGCGCGGCCAGCAGATGTGGCGTATCCCGCTGCTCACGGGCGAGTCGACGGGCACGCCCACGGCCTACTACACCGGCACCTACGGCCGGCTCCGCACGGTGACGAAGGTCCCCGGCAGCGATCAGCTGTGGCTGAGCACGACGAACTGCGACAACAACGGCGGCCAGGCCAACGGCAGCGACCGCATCCTCCGCATCACGATCACCTGA
- a CDS encoding BldC family transcriptional regulator, with translation MDTGDRLLTPGEVAALFRVDPKTVTRWAAAGRIGSIRTPGGHRRFRESEVRALLEGEGELEEGAPAGSAGIPAGHLGDPYERRPAY, from the coding sequence GTGGACACTGGTGATCGCCTGCTGACGCCAGGTGAGGTGGCCGCGCTGTTCCGGGTTGACCCTAAAACGGTGACCCGTTGGGCCGCCGCCGGTCGCATCGGTAGCATCCGCACGCCGGGTGGACACCGCCGCTTCCGCGAGTCGGAGGTCCGCGCTCTGCTGGAAGGCGAGGGTGAGCTCGAAGAGGGTGCCCCCGCCGGCTCGGCCGGGATTCCAGCGGGTCATCTCGGTGACCCGTACGAGCGCCGTCCCGCATATTAG
- a CDS encoding UbiX family flavin prenyltransferase, with protein MRRPWVIGVSGASGTPYAASLLRGLIDAGEAVDLIVSRAARLTILDETRISFRDAHWAEDLSSWLGRSVDGADLRYWSAGDIAAGPSSGSYPTAGMIVCPASTAACAGIALGLSKDLLQRAAEVALKERRRVVIVPRETPVTRSHLLHLVELIDAGAVVLPASPGFYGAGAEATSQQLVDFVAGKALDAAGVEHTLLTRWTGVLGERQDRRNS; from the coding sequence ATGCGAAGGCCATGGGTCATCGGGGTCTCCGGAGCCTCCGGTACGCCATACGCCGCCTCCCTGCTGCGCGGACTGATCGACGCGGGCGAGGCGGTGGACCTCATCGTCTCCAGGGCCGCTCGCCTGACGATCCTGGACGAGACCCGGATCTCGTTCCGGGACGCCCACTGGGCGGAGGACCTGTCCTCGTGGCTCGGACGGTCGGTCGACGGCGCCGACCTGCGCTACTGGTCGGCCGGGGACATCGCCGCCGGTCCGAGCAGCGGGTCCTATCCGACCGCCGGGATGATCGTGTGCCCGGCGTCCACCGCCGCGTGCGCGGGGATCGCGCTGGGCCTGTCCAAGGACCTGCTGCAGCGGGCCGCCGAGGTGGCTCTCAAGGAACGCCGCCGGGTGGTGATCGTCCCCCGGGAGACACCGGTGACCCGATCGCACCTGCTGCACCTGGTGGAGCTGATCGACGCCGGTGCCGTGGTCCTGCCGGCGAGCCCGGGTTTCTACGGCGCGGGCGCCGAAGCCACATCCCAGCAGCTCGTCGATTTCGTCGCCGGCAAGGCCCTGGACGCCGCGGGAGTCGAGCACACCCTGCTCACCCGCTGGACCGGCGTTCTGGGAGAGCGCCAAGATCGTCGCAACTCTTGA
- the mqnP gene encoding menaquinone biosynthesis prenyltransferase MqnP, translating to MKAFLKLVAIEHSVFALPFAFLSALTAMQVVGDGIQWWTLLLITIAMVGARTFAMAANRIIDREIDARNPRTAKRELVTGAVSVRSAWTGAIIAIAVFLGAAALLNPLCLVLSPLAVIPLVVYPYGKRFTDWPHAILGIAQAVGPVGAWLAVTGTFVGSGPAWVLGAGVGLWIGGFDLIYACQDATVDREIGVRSVPARYGVRNALIMSSVAHVVTFGLFVWFGILTGYAWPWWIGLALTAASFAYQHTIVTPTDLSKVNRAFFTANGFVGIALFAFGVTALAL from the coding sequence GTGAAGGCCTTCCTGAAGCTGGTCGCGATCGAGCACTCCGTCTTCGCGCTGCCCTTCGCGTTCCTCTCGGCACTGACGGCGATGCAGGTGGTCGGGGACGGGATCCAGTGGTGGACGCTGCTGCTGATCACGATCGCGATGGTCGGTGCGCGTACCTTCGCGATGGCCGCGAACCGGATCATCGACCGCGAGATCGACGCCCGCAACCCGCGGACCGCGAAGCGTGAGCTCGTCACCGGCGCGGTGAGCGTGCGCAGCGCGTGGACGGGAGCGATCATCGCGATCGCCGTCTTCCTCGGCGCCGCTGCCCTGCTCAACCCGCTCTGCCTGGTGCTCTCCCCGCTCGCGGTGATCCCACTCGTCGTCTACCCCTACGGCAAGCGCTTCACCGACTGGCCGCACGCGATCCTCGGCATCGCCCAGGCGGTCGGCCCGGTCGGCGCGTGGCTCGCGGTCACCGGCACCTTCGTGGGCAGCGGCCCGGCCTGGGTCCTCGGCGCGGGTGTCGGCCTGTGGATCGGTGGCTTCGACCTCATCTACGCCTGCCAGGACGCCACGGTCGACCGCGAGATCGGCGTGCGCAGCGTCCCCGCCCGCTACGGGGTCCGGAACGCATTGATCATGTCGTCGGTCGCGCACGTCGTGACCTTCGGGCTCTTCGTCTGGTTCGGCATCCTCACGGGGTACGCCTGGCCGTGGTGGATCGGCCTCGCGCTGACGGCAGCCAGCTTCGCCTACCAGCACACGATCGTGACCCCCACGGATCTCTCCAAGGTCAACAGGGCTTTCTTCACCGCCAACGGCTTCGTCGGCATAGCCCTCTTCGCTTTCGGCGTCACCGCGCTGGCCCTCTGA
- a CDS encoding sigma-70 family RNA polymerase sigma factor has translation MAHGEMISEVYGESFRRLVMQLYALTGDLGEAQEVVQEAFVRALCAPRGFADLQNPEAWLRKVATNLARSRWRRRRVLDLLLRRVVPDPVVPDSSPEHIALLSALRELPTGQRHALALHYLSDLPIDEVARTLDVSVGTVKSRLHRGRAALAVMLTDPLDAGVPQPPLDELALRAKRRNRRHRNGVLAAVVVAVIGAIAAGRLFYPLFPISPADGISPTPTASPQPTPVLSSADFVPDSQGDLVTVFDQYTAVVVSRSCMIRVRVTTDTGRSWSPWRMPVQTIDCLGEKDAAFELLSPTTYTATVIGKTYLTSDSGETWREWKPTVYTLPGIPDRMAPRGCDGCRTTSFETVAPDGRVLRTDRQPGLRSWSLTRQTAVGAFWLLGTANDGSSAVARTEDGGRSWFTGPLPANLRNATLAAPNWQTAYVVGEVAGAEVVYATADGGRTWTQNSAPQLQSLVAEQARPSASAFGGRLLVKNSAGTFWISERSGAEITMRAYAPIPSVPKLIEGGGSARSGAVIWAIGVDDDIITVVEGDPTRRILGPPSL, from the coding sequence GCGAGCGCTCTGCGCACCGCGCGGCTTCGCCGACCTGCAGAATCCCGAGGCGTGGCTACGCAAGGTGGCGACGAACCTGGCTCGCAGCCGATGGCGGCGACGGCGAGTTCTCGATCTCCTCCTGAGGCGGGTGGTCCCTGATCCGGTGGTACCGGATTCGTCACCGGAGCACATCGCCCTACTCTCCGCGCTACGCGAGCTGCCCACCGGACAGCGTCACGCGCTGGCCCTGCACTACCTCTCGGATCTGCCGATCGACGAGGTGGCCCGCACGCTCGACGTTTCGGTCGGCACGGTCAAGTCCCGGCTGCACCGGGGGCGAGCCGCGCTCGCTGTGATGCTCACCGATCCGCTCGACGCCGGCGTCCCGCAGCCACCGCTGGACGAGCTCGCGCTACGTGCGAAGCGGCGCAACAGGCGCCATCGCAACGGTGTGCTCGCGGCGGTCGTGGTCGCGGTGATCGGAGCCATCGCGGCGGGGCGCCTTTTCTATCCACTGTTCCCGATCTCCCCAGCCGACGGCATCTCGCCGACACCGACTGCTTCGCCGCAGCCGACACCGGTGCTGAGCTCCGCCGACTTCGTCCCCGACTCGCAGGGCGATCTGGTGACCGTGTTCGATCAGTACACCGCCGTGGTCGTCAGCCGCTCCTGCATGATCCGCGTACGGGTGACCACCGACACCGGCCGGAGCTGGAGCCCGTGGCGCATGCCGGTCCAGACGATCGACTGTCTCGGCGAGAAGGACGCCGCCTTCGAACTGCTCTCGCCGACCACCTACACGGCCACGGTGATCGGCAAGACCTATCTGACGAGCGACAGCGGTGAGACCTGGCGGGAGTGGAAGCCGACCGTCTACACACTGCCCGGCATTCCGGATCGGATGGCCCCGCGTGGCTGTGACGGTTGCCGGACCACGTCCTTCGAGACGGTGGCGCCCGACGGCAGGGTGCTGCGTACCGACCGTCAGCCCGGACTGCGCTCGTGGTCTCTCACCCGGCAGACCGCCGTGGGAGCGTTCTGGCTGCTGGGCACGGCTAACGACGGGTCGTCTGCGGTCGCTCGGACCGAGGACGGGGGACGGAGCTGGTTCACCGGCCCGCTGCCGGCGAACCTGCGCAATGCGACGCTGGCCGCACCCAACTGGCAAACGGCCTATGTGGTGGGCGAGGTGGCAGGCGCCGAGGTCGTCTATGCGACTGCTGACGGTGGACGGACGTGGACACAGAATTCCGCGCCGCAACTGCAGTCGCTCGTCGCGGAGCAGGCCCGGCCCTCGGCCAGTGCATTCGGTGGGCGGCTGCTGGTGAAGAACTCTGCGGGCACGTTCTGGATCAGCGAACGCTCGGGAGCGGAGATCACGATGCGCGCCTACGCCCCCATTCCGTCGGTCCCCAAGCTCATCGAGGGCGGCGGGAGCGCTCGGAGCGGAGCGGTCATCTGGGCCATCGGGGTCGACGACGACATCATCACGGTCGTCGAGGGCGACCCCACCCGGCGAATCCTCGGTCCGCCCTCGCTCTGA